ATATTCCAGCTCGCCCTTAGGCAAAAAGTTGTACGGTATGCTGATGGGCTCCTTTCGGATGCGCTCTTCTCCATACGGCCCATAGAGTTTTACCACCACCTCCGAAGCGCCATACACCAGCGGCACTTCAAAGCTGTAAAACCCCGAAGCATCAGCTTTCATATAATTCACCAGCACATTGTTGATGTAAAGTTCCACCGTCCAGCCCGGCTCGGCATAGCCCGTCAGTGTGTATTCGCCAAAAGAACGCCTGAAACTCGTTGGAGTATTGGTCACCATCACGCCATAAAACGGATCGTACACCGAAGCAATGGAGCCGGGGTTGATCTTTCCGGCAACCACCTGGCGGATGTATTTGGATTTGTTGTTGGCCCAGCGCCACGAAAATTGCTGGTTGCGCGGCTCAAAACCATTGTCGGTGCTGTAGTTGAGAATTGCGTTGGTTTCGCCGCCCAGCAGTTCGGCGCCTATAGCCGTCGAGAAACGGGTATTAGTAGTTTGCCCGCTGGTTTGCGTAGAATAGATTGCCCAATCAATCATTCCAAATTTCAGCCAATGGTATTTCCGGCCGATGGTGGTATCCACCTGCACTTCGCCCTTCAGCATTTCGATATTTTTGCGCATCTGTGCCAGGCGCATGTCGCGTATAACCGGCAGCTCCATATCGGTTTTGATCTCCACTGTCAGCGCTCTGAAATTAAAAGTGCTGTAAAGACCAAAAGCCCGCCCAAAGATTCCTGTATAAAGATAAAGCCCTGAACTGGTTTTAAGGATATCTTTTTCTTTTAGTCGGGTGGTATCAGCGTTTAGGGCAATGTATCGCTGAGGATAATTTATGATGTAAGGTTTGCTTTCCTGCAAAAGGTACCCGGTGATGGTGTCGTAGCGCTCGGAAGTTTGCTGATTGATACGCAACACGGTAAACAAATCTGTTATGGGAAGATACAATCGATTGTCCGGGTATGAATAGATGCTGTTGATTTCGTATCCGCCGATGCCTTGCACTTTCAAAAAAACCAGAATCTCTTCGTAATCTTCACTTAAATCCTGCGCCTTAGCTCCAAACGCCGACAGGAGAAGTAAAAATAAAAGTATGAGATGGTTTTTTTTCCACATAGATTTAACGCCAGACTTTTCCCACATGGCGGCTGGATGCTCATTCCTGAATAAAAGTAACACTAAACTGTCCTTCGTATGCGCCGGCGGGGTTGGCGGTAGTGCTGCCCACGAATAGTGTACCTCCTACTCCTACAGGATTGTAAAACGGATGTCCTCCTGTAGTCACAAAACTGCTCCCCTTGTCGGCTGGCCCCACCTGCATGTTCATGCTGCCACCGCCGCCAATGCGGTGAAGCGGCACTTGTGGTTCCAGAATAATTTGTACCAACCGCCCCGGAATGAGTTTTATTTCAAAGATTGCCTGGTTAAAATTCCCTCCCATTAGGATGACTGTTTCTGTTGATGTGCGAAAACCTTCCGGACTGATGACTACTGTGCCGCCGCTTGCCCCTGTGGTAAAGCTTCCAAAGTTGAGCTGCTGCACACTGAATACCTCCATCTGGTTGGGCGGCGGAAAAGGTGTTTGCTGTGCGCTGACTTTGTGGATGCCAGGCAGCAGTGCCAACATAAAAAACAATACTATTCCCAAGCCGCAGCTGTTGCTGAGACGTAGTATTTGTTTTATTTGTTGTTTGTAAAAAGTCATTTTTTTATTTTTAGCTCTGATGCGAAATGGTGTGATCCATCAATATCAGAATTCATATTCATCCTGAAAAAACCTCACTCGTTGGCTAAATAATACCATGGCGTCATTATAAAATGACGAAGGCCTCAAGGTAGGGTAGAACCTGGCAAATCTGAACTCACCACTTCACAAGCGCATTGATGTTTCAGGCTATGGCTTAAAATAAAAGCGGGAAACTCAGGCTGGTTTTATTTTAGCGACAACTCCTTCTCGGCCAGTAATTTTTCCTTTCCCTCTTCAGCATCTTTGTAGCGCACCACCAATTTGCCTTCGTCGTAGTTTACACCTTCGGTTTTTTTCAGCTCCAGCTGAAACCGGCGTGAGTCGTTGGGTGTATAAACCGCGATGCCCCGCACGAGACCCACCTGCTCGGAAGCACCTTTCGGCGACATATAGTCAACTGTAAGGTCGCCATACACCGACTTGTTTCCGTTGCGCATAAGCGTAAGGCTGAGCATCGTTGTGGTATCGTTCACCGTTTCCAGTTGCATATTGTCGAGGGAAACGGTTGCCTCTGCTTC
This region of Bacteroidales bacterium genomic DNA includes:
- a CDS encoding DUF4402 domain-containing protein, which translates into the protein MTFYKQQIKQILRLSNSCGLGIVLFFMLALLPGIHKVSAQQTPFPPPNQMEVFSVQQLNFGSFTTGASGGTVVISPEGFRTSTETVILMGGNFNQAIFEIKLIPGRLVQIILEPQVPLHRIGGGGSMNMQVGPADKGSSFVTTGGHPFYNPVGVGGTLFVGSTTANPAGAYEGQFSVTFIQE